One Desulfomicrobium escambiense DSM 10707 DNA segment encodes these proteins:
- a CDS encoding tetratricopeptide repeat protein, which yields MTCIESLLTRVTKNVKPRLLCNGYACWLVHAQAVPVSFFQSLTDIGGWSLATESTQSLWFFPAPEVMLGLARLHNWARLHPMATAITVFEASLVVDEHLEQSLKVKSELQRLCAEYPKRLTVRVSARLREVGRSLAGLSFKHVQNPDGLTGDWFELDANDQVSVSFSMSWLWVIRPQGVRQDKLFSKGWRGYFERVENILSQLKISYLHAEDQNIVLRVQSPRVMARLTQELLTLLEDKEHPPWPCQYMAVEAGDQSFSPDFASKVRYMLEPLEANTLHMPLSTIFQIADPRITPGDSRQSMDSSKISDLFQVRFQSGKGGRRHGRLNVFLPTSLVSGSESPCFYCGLRSHIPRKCPTRVLQPGNVHVSEMSRFARIDLDALPGVMTALEKELAPDVLRGLTALVAEKGDHALTVQALFEVNLVCQLRMMAMVWKARGKEWPRGIEDQRPQVDEDLRDALDGMRAGNQERAMEKLDRFVLKSAKNYQPRVLLGFMAMERDEFKRAAGFWEEAESLAYTGLQRSYIQMLQGRLKEVSGDFREAIRLYSRACNESPGLTRARYRQAVCLIKSGYLNEAQAVIRDLIRDDPDYFSVVLLDPELESGRSHLLGDLWEVWDEARAKAAEVIGSVEHLPDLLAKWLPVDHDAYQSFHERIEELNSYAGVNNYASMARLLRGTIVIRADIQARVKKDIQGLSVRRKTILERLKSIQREASWFPFPSMLGSFSKQFNACGEKLSLISHLDLYVPEKFRQGHEAMREAEQGLAVLEKKLLFLQGVRNGILFLLLSGKYLLIFEIAALVLAGALSAAFYYLVPDQNFMGRDLRQDRWLILNISLIFFSFLAFVGTAIRAASRFEAYKNEILDKDEAG from the coding sequence ATGACCTGCATCGAATCCCTGCTGACCAGGGTCACGAAGAACGTGAAGCCGCGGCTTCTCTGCAACGGCTATGCCTGCTGGCTCGTGCATGCCCAGGCCGTGCCCGTCAGCTTCTTCCAGTCCCTGACGGACATCGGGGGCTGGTCCCTGGCGACGGAGAGCACGCAGTCCCTGTGGTTCTTCCCGGCACCGGAGGTCATGCTTGGCCTGGCCCGCCTGCACAACTGGGCCCGGCTGCACCCCATGGCCACGGCCATCACGGTGTTCGAGGCCAGCCTGGTCGTGGACGAGCATCTCGAACAGTCCCTCAAGGTCAAGTCCGAGCTGCAGCGCCTCTGCGCGGAGTACCCCAAGCGCCTCACGGTCCGCGTCAGCGCCCGTCTGCGGGAGGTGGGGCGCAGTCTGGCCGGCCTGTCCTTCAAGCACGTCCAGAACCCCGACGGCCTGACCGGGGACTGGTTCGAACTGGACGCCAACGACCAAGTCAGCGTGTCCTTCAGCATGAGCTGGCTGTGGGTCATCCGCCCCCAGGGCGTCCGCCAGGACAAGCTCTTCTCCAAGGGCTGGCGCGGGTACTTCGAACGGGTCGAGAACATCCTGTCGCAACTGAAGATTTCGTATCTGCACGCCGAGGACCAGAACATCGTCCTGCGCGTCCAGTCTCCCCGCGTCATGGCCCGCCTGACGCAGGAGCTCCTGACCCTGCTCGAGGACAAGGAGCACCCTCCGTGGCCGTGCCAGTACATGGCCGTGGAGGCGGGGGACCAGTCCTTTTCGCCGGATTTCGCCTCCAAGGTCCGCTACATGCTGGAGCCTCTGGAAGCCAACACGCTGCACATGCCCCTGTCCACGATCTTTCAGATCGCGGACCCGCGGATCACCCCTGGAGACTCGCGGCAGTCCATGGACAGCTCGAAGATCTCGGACCTCTTCCAGGTCCGCTTCCAGTCGGGCAAGGGCGGCCGCAGACACGGCCGTCTCAATGTCTTCCTGCCGACCAGCCTCGTATCGGGTTCGGAGAGTCCGTGTTTCTACTGCGGCCTGCGTTCGCACATCCCCCGCAAGTGCCCGACCAGGGTCTTGCAGCCCGGCAACGTTCACGTGTCCGAAATGTCCCGCTTCGCGCGCATCGATCTCGACGCCCTGCCGGGCGTCATGACGGCCCTGGAAAAGGAGCTCGCACCCGACGTCCTGCGCGGACTCACGGCCCTCGTGGCCGAAAAGGGTGATCACGCCCTGACGGTGCAGGCCCTGTTCGAGGTCAACCTGGTCTGCCAGCTGCGCATGATGGCCATGGTCTGGAAGGCCAGGGGCAAGGAGTGGCCGCGCGGCATCGAGGACCAGCGCCCCCAGGTCGACGAGGACCTCCGCGACGCCCTGGACGGCATGCGGGCCGGGAACCAGGAACGCGCCATGGAGAAGCTCGACCGTTTCGTGCTCAAGTCCGCCAAGAACTACCAGCCCCGGGTTCTGCTGGGCTTCATGGCCATGGAGCGCGACGAGTTCAAGCGCGCCGCAGGGTTCTGGGAGGAGGCCGAAAGCCTGGCCTACACCGGGCTGCAGCGTTCCTACATCCAGATGCTGCAAGGGCGCCTGAAGGAGGTTTCGGGCGACTTCCGCGAGGCCATCAGGCTCTACAGCCGGGCCTGCAACGAGTCTCCCGGCCTGACCAGGGCCAGGTACCGGCAGGCCGTCTGCCTCATCAAGTCCGGCTATCTGAACGAGGCCCAGGCCGTGATCCGCGACCTGATCAGGGACGACCCGGACTATTTCAGCGTCGTCCTGCTGGACCCGGAACTGGAGTCGGGCCGTTCCCACCTGCTGGGCGACCTGTGGGAGGTGTGGGACGAGGCCCGGGCCAAGGCGGCCGAGGTCATCGGCTCCGTGGAGCATCTGCCGGACCTCCTGGCCAAGTGGCTGCCCGTGGACCACGACGCCTACCAGTCCTTCCACGAGCGCATCGAGGAACTGAACAGCTACGCCGGGGTCAACAACTACGCCTCCATGGCTCGGCTCTTGCGGGGCACCATCGTCATCCGCGCCGACATCCAGGCCAGGGTCAAGAAGGACATCCAGGGACTGTCGGTCCGGCGCAAGACCATCCTGGAACGGCTCAAGTCCATCCAGCGCGAGGCGTCCTGGTTCCCGTTCCCGTCGATGCTCGGGTCCTTCAGCAAACAGTTCAATGCCTGCGGGGAGAAGCTCAGCCTCATCAGCCATCTGGACCTCTACGTGCCCGAGAAGTTCCGGCAGGGGCACGAGGCCATGCGCGAGGCCGAGCAGGGGCTGGCCGTCCTCGAAAAGAAGCTCCTCTTCCTGCAGGGCGTGCGCAACGGCATCCTCTTCCTGTTGCTTTCGGGCAAATACCTGCTCATCTTCGAAATCGCGGCCCTGGTTCTGGCCGGCGCACTGTCCGCCGCATTCTACTATCTGGTGCCCGACCAGAATTTCATGGGCCGCGACCTGCGCCAGGACAGGTGGCTGATCCTGAACATCTCCCTCATCTTCTTCTCGTTCCTGGCCTTCGTCGGCACGGCCATCCGGGCCGCGTCCCGGTTCGAAGCCTACAAGAACGAGATTCTGGACAAGGACGAGGCCGGGTAG
- a CDS encoding glycosyltransferase family 9 protein, with the protein MHTLVINLTRFGDLLQTQPVFSGLKGRGSTTSLVCLDAFKGAAALLRDVDGVRPLPGARLLARLDQDWTLAAAELCAWLDSAAADAPDSVLNLTPTLAARLLGRASHGGDVQGFGLDRDGFGHYSTPWAVFLQAASTYRGCSPFNLVDLFQRVAGLAPGEFRLRAPDQAARARAADLLADTPGGHVAFQLGASQDYRRWPVEAFVRAGHVILSRTGRTPVLLGTAAEGHLARRFAELADYPCTDLTGRTDLPTLAAVLSRMDFLLTNDTGTMHLAAGLGVPVCAVFLATAQPFDTGPYLEGSISLEPDLPCHPCSFGERCPRGMACREAVDGGAVGELLASAMSGDRTVPAGFPARVWTARRDGRGYMDLVSLSGHGHEDRSLWIGIQRDVYRQFLDQDRDEVLAAWSGGDSDFRRSLAAELERCVLMLTLLEEQGRLLALRPDSPVKARFLANCRNLEDIFAGSPSLGVLNPMWRYQSRDQAADMPAFLAQCAAYRELLTAFGRRLALA; encoded by the coding sequence ATGCACACCCTGGTCATCAATCTGACCCGGTTCGGCGATCTTCTGCAGACCCAGCCCGTTTTCAGCGGGCTCAAGGGTCGAGGGTCCACAACGAGCCTGGTCTGCCTCGACGCTTTCAAGGGCGCGGCGGCATTGCTGCGCGACGTCGACGGCGTCCGCCCGCTGCCGGGCGCCAGGCTTCTGGCGCGACTGGACCAGGACTGGACCCTGGCCGCAGCGGAGCTGTGCGCCTGGCTGGACTCGGCCGCGGCCGACGCCCCGGACAGCGTCCTGAACCTCACGCCGACCCTGGCGGCCCGCCTTCTCGGGCGCGCCTCCCATGGCGGCGACGTCCAGGGCTTCGGCCTGGACCGCGACGGCTTCGGGCACTACTCCACGCCGTGGGCCGTTTTCCTGCAGGCTGCCTCGACCTATCGCGGCTGCAGCCCCTTCAATCTGGTGGACCTTTTCCAGCGCGTGGCCGGGCTCGCGCCCGGCGAGTTCCGGTTGCGGGCTCCGGACCAGGCAGCCCGGGCCCGGGCCGCCGATCTTTTGGCGGACACTCCCGGCGGTCATGTGGCCTTCCAACTCGGCGCCAGCCAGGACTATCGGCGCTGGCCCGTGGAGGCCTTCGTCCGCGCGGGGCACGTCATCCTGTCGCGCACGGGCCGCACGCCGGTGCTCCTGGGCACGGCGGCGGAAGGGCACTTGGCGCGTCGTTTCGCGGAACTGGCCGACTATCCCTGCACGGACCTGACCGGCCGCACGGACCTGCCTACCCTGGCCGCGGTCCTCTCGCGCATGGACTTCCTGCTGACCAACGACACGGGCACCATGCACCTGGCAGCCGGCCTCGGCGTGCCCGTCTGCGCCGTCTTCCTGGCCACGGCCCAGCCCTTCGACACGGGCCCCTATCTGGAAGGCTCCATCAGCCTGGAACCTGACCTGCCGTGCCACCCGTGCTCCTTCGGCGAGCGCTGCCCCCGCGGGATGGCCTGCCGGGAGGCCGTGGACGGCGGTGCCGTCGGCGAACTGCTGGCGTCGGCCATGTCCGGCGACCGGACGGTTCCGGCCGGGTTCCCCGCCAGGGTCTGGACGGCCCGCCGCGACGGGCGGGGGTACATGGACCTCGTCTCCCTGTCCGGGCATGGGCACGAAGACCGCAGCCTCTGGATCGGGATTCAGCGCGACGTTTATCGTCAATTTCTTGACCAGGACCGCGACGAGGTTCTTGCAGCCTGGTCCGGCGGGGACTCCGACTTCCGCCGCAGCCTCGCCGCGGAACTGGAGCGCTGCGTCCTCATGCTGACCCTCCTGGAGGAGCAGGGGCGCCTGCTGGCCCTGCGTCCGGATTCGCCCGTCAAGGCCAGATTCCTGGCCAACTGCCGCAATCTCGAGGATATTTTTGCAGGCAGCCCCTCTCTGGGGGTGCTCAATCCCATGTGGCGATACCAGTCGCGGGACCAGGCCGCGGACATGCCGGCCTTCCTGGCCCAGTGCGCGGCCTACCGCGAACTTCTGACGGCCTTCGGACGCCGGCTCGCGCTGGCATGA
- a CDS encoding polyphenol oxidase family protein: MSIDHIDFRFPGLDRVRCIFTARDGGRSAGPWASANLSLEVGDDEAAVRANRQELRRNLGLNVWQELRQVHGQAMHFDLEDDFIGGAVLEGDGLCTNRPGHALVMKTADCQALLMADTTGRHVAALHCGWRGNAVNFPATGVGAFCGRYNLSPADVLVVRGPSLGPGHSEFVNFETEWGPTFTPWFNPATRRMDLWALTRDQLTAAGVRPGNIFSLDICTASSPQFFSYRRDKITGRQTGIIWIE; the protein is encoded by the coding sequence ATGAGCATCGACCACATCGACTTCCGTTTCCCAGGCCTGGACAGGGTGCGCTGCATCTTCACCGCCAGAGACGGCGGCCGCAGCGCCGGCCCCTGGGCGTCGGCCAACCTCTCCCTGGAGGTGGGTGACGACGAGGCCGCCGTGCGGGCCAACCGTCAGGAACTGCGCCGGAATCTGGGTCTGAATGTCTGGCAGGAACTGCGGCAGGTGCACGGCCAGGCCATGCACTTCGACCTGGAGGACGACTTCATCGGGGGTGCGGTCCTGGAGGGGGACGGCCTGTGCACGAACAGGCCCGGACATGCCTTGGTCATGAAGACCGCAGACTGCCAGGCCCTGCTCATGGCGGACACGACGGGGCGCCACGTGGCCGCCCTGCACTGCGGGTGGAGGGGTAACGCCGTCAATTTTCCAGCGACGGGCGTAGGCGCATTCTGCGGACGCTACAACCTTTCGCCCGCCGACGTGCTCGTTGTTCGCGGCCCTAGCCTGGGTCCGGGCCACAGCGAATTCGTCAATTTCGAGACCGAATGGGGACCAACCTTCACCCCCTGGTTCAACCCCGCCACCCGGCGCATGGACCTCTGGGCCCTGACCCGCGACCAACTCACCGCCGCCGGCGTCAGGCCCGGCAACATCTTCTCCCTCGACATCTGCACCGCCTCGTCCCCGCAATTCTTCTCCTACCGCAGGGACAAGATCACAGGCCGCCAGACCGGCATCATCTGGATCGAATAG
- a CDS encoding 5-formyltetrahydrofolate cyclo-ligase: protein MQESSKTLLRADMRQRRQSLPPETVLADSARILEQLMSEDRIRLARSVMLYLPARNEVDTWPLLDHFWACGSEVLLPRCCDGRPGIMEAFAVSSRAELGPGCFGLVEPLPEAALRVPDPQPEVVLVPALAFDRRGYRLGFGGGYYDRFLPALACRPLLIGPAYAFQLVDTLPTEPWDHPVHLVITPAETLRTLAEPQP, encoded by the coding sequence ATGCAAGAGTCCAGCAAAACCCTTCTCCGCGCCGACATGCGCCAAAGGCGCCAGAGCCTGCCCCCCGAGACGGTGCTGGCGGACAGCGCACGCATCCTCGAACAGCTGATGTCCGAGGACCGCATCCGGCTGGCCCGTTCCGTCATGCTCTACCTGCCCGCCCGAAACGAGGTCGACACCTGGCCCCTGCTCGACCACTTCTGGGCCTGCGGAAGCGAAGTCTTGCTGCCGCGCTGCTGCGACGGCCGGCCGGGCATCATGGAGGCCTTCGCCGTGTCCTCGCGGGCCGAGCTCGGCCCGGGCTGCTTCGGACTGGTGGAACCCCTGCCCGAGGCGGCCCTGCGCGTGCCCGACCCGCAGCCCGAGGTCGTCCTGGTCCCGGCCCTGGCCTTCGACCGGCGCGGCTACCGCCTGGGTTTCGGCGGCGGCTACTACGACCGCTTCCTGCCCGCCCTGGCATGCCGCCCCCTGCTCATCGGCCCCGCCTACGCCTTCCAGCTCGTGGACACGCTCCCAACGGAGCCCTGGGACCATCCGGTCCACCTCGTCATCACCCCGGCGGAGACCCTCCGCACCCTCGCGGAGCCCCAGCCATGA
- a CDS encoding metallophosphoesterase family protein translates to MANRFWIVFGDIHERISAVERIDDIGRAEGVFLSGDLTNLGTRERAAGIVDAVAAMNPRVLAQIGNMDTQAVDCVLTERGLNAHNRVTDLGGGVCLAAVGYSTPTPFGTPSEVDDAQICQWAHDALEAAGAFGHVILMIHTPPRGEVVDRLPSGAHVGSPGVRALIEKYQPAVVVTGHIHEGVGEERIGRSHVLNPGAFAAGGYVRIDETPEGLVAGLRGVS, encoded by the coding sequence ATGGCAAACCGGTTCTGGATCGTTTTCGGCGACATTCATGAGCGCATCTCCGCCGTGGAGCGGATTGACGATATCGGCCGGGCGGAAGGCGTCTTCCTGTCCGGCGACCTGACCAACCTGGGCACGCGGGAGAGGGCGGCCGGCATCGTCGATGCCGTGGCGGCCATGAACCCGCGCGTCCTGGCCCAGATCGGGAACATGGACACCCAGGCTGTGGACTGCGTCCTGACCGAGCGCGGTCTGAACGCCCACAACCGGGTCACGGACCTGGGCGGGGGCGTCTGCTTGGCGGCAGTGGGCTACTCCACGCCGACGCCCTTCGGCACTCCGTCCGAGGTCGACGACGCGCAGATTTGCCAGTGGGCCCACGACGCCCTGGAGGCGGCGGGCGCCTTCGGGCATGTCATTCTCATGATTCACACCCCCCCGCGCGGCGAGGTCGTCGACAGGCTGCCGTCGGGCGCCCACGTCGGCAGCCCGGGCGTGCGCGCCCTCATCGAGAAATACCAGCCGGCCGTTGTCGTCACGGGCCACATCCACGAAGGCGTCGGCGAGGAGCGGATCGGCCGCTCCCACGTACTGAACCCAGGGGCCTTCGCCGCCGGCGGCTACGTGCGCATCGACGAGACCCCCGAAGGTCTCGTGGCCGGCTTGAGGGGCGTGTCGTGA
- a CDS encoding exodeoxyribonuclease III gives MSLRLYSWNVNGFRAVLGKGFADWLVRTAPDVVGLQEVKADEHQVGEDRLFDGYRCYWNASRGRKGYSGTACYSRLEPLAVQFGLPDDRFRGEGRVIRLEFEKFHYFNIYFPNGQMSQERLDFKMGFYDAFLAHAQDLRRHKPIVVCGDFNTAHREIDLKNPKANENTSGFLPIERAWMDRFMAHGYLDTFRLRHGDIPDAYSWWTYRYGARSRNAGWRIDYFFVSEELRGAVREAWIESEVMGSDHCPVGLELDV, from the coding sequence GTGAGCCTGCGTCTCTATTCCTGGAACGTGAACGGTTTCCGCGCGGTCCTGGGCAAGGGTTTCGCGGACTGGCTGGTGCGCACCGCGCCCGACGTGGTGGGGCTGCAGGAGGTCAAGGCCGACGAGCACCAGGTAGGGGAGGACCGGCTGTTCGACGGCTACCGCTGCTACTGGAACGCCTCGCGCGGCAGGAAGGGTTATTCCGGCACGGCCTGCTATTCGCGACTCGAACCCCTGGCCGTGCAGTTCGGCTTGCCCGACGACCGCTTCCGGGGGGAGGGGCGCGTCATCCGCCTGGAATTCGAGAAATTCCACTATTTCAACATCTACTTCCCCAACGGCCAGATGAGTCAGGAGCGCCTGGACTTCAAGATGGGCTTCTACGACGCCTTCCTGGCCCACGCCCAGGACCTGCGCCGTCACAAGCCCATCGTGGTCTGCGGCGATTTCAACACGGCCCACCGCGAAATCGACCTCAAGAACCCCAAGGCCAACGAGAACACCTCCGGATTTCTGCCCATCGAGCGGGCCTGGATGGACCGCTTCATGGCGCACGGCTATCTCGACACCTTCCGCCTGCGGCACGGCGACATCCCCGACGCCTATTCGTGGTGGACCTACCGTTATGGGGCCAGGTCGCGCAACGCGGGATGGCGCATCGACTATTTCTTCGTGTCCGAGGAACTGCGCGGCGCGGTCCGCGAGGCCTGGATCGAGTCCGAGGTTATGGGGTCGGACCACTGCCCGGTGGGACTTGAACTCGACGTGTAG
- a CDS encoding TetR/AcrR family transcriptional regulator, producing the protein MFVSKRDEILAAAQALFAEYGYAGTTMRMIAQHAGVAFGLVSHYFGNKEKLFLVAGQEMIDAMLALIRKDMERARSGLEAVDIFVSSYLSYTLANRATFPTLIRCSPFSDDNPHLDRQKIGAKFRELIEEIEKILERGIADGTVAEVPVRDCALMIYAAMVGAVRTVFLSPFGDPALFDETRRFILRSLRR; encoded by the coding sequence ATGTTCGTGAGCAAACGTGACGAGATTCTGGCGGCGGCGCAGGCCCTTTTCGCCGAGTACGGGTACGCCGGGACGACCATGCGCATGATCGCCCAGCATGCCGGCGTGGCCTTCGGCCTCGTTTCCCATTACTTCGGGAACAAGGAGAAGCTCTTTCTCGTGGCCGGCCAGGAGATGATCGACGCCATGCTGGCCCTCATCCGCAAGGACATGGAGCGGGCCCGCAGCGGCCTGGAGGCAGTGGACATCTTCGTCTCGTCCTACTTGTCCTACACCCTGGCCAACCGCGCCACTTTCCCCACCCTGATCCGCTGCTCGCCCTTCAGCGACGACAACCCGCACCTTGACCGGCAGAAGATCGGGGCCAAGTTCCGGGAACTCATTGAGGAGATCGAGAAGATCCTCGAACGCGGCATCGCCGACGGGACCGTCGCCGAGGTCCCGGTCCGGGACTGCGCCCTGATGATCTACGCCGCCATGGTCGGCGCGGTGCGCACGGTCTTCCTCAGCCCCTTCGGCGATCCGGCCCTGTTCGACGAGACCCGCAGGTTTATCCTGCGGTCGCTGCGGAGATAG
- a CDS encoding DsrE family protein: MAKFLFILSRDDNESATRCFQFARIAHGKGHHVNLFLIDGGVTWADTARDLRVKTTTGDCPADYLPYLVESEVEIGVCTPCARNRGLDEARFHPNMLLDGGPHLIDMAAESKVFNF, translated from the coding sequence ATGGCGAAATTTCTCTTCATCCTGAGCAGGGACGACAACGAATCGGCCACGCGCTGCTTCCAGTTCGCGCGCATCGCCCACGGCAAGGGGCATCACGTCAACCTGTTCCTCATCGACGGCGGCGTGACCTGGGCCGACACTGCCCGCGACCTGAGGGTCAAAACCACCACCGGCGACTGCCCGGCGGACTATCTGCCCTATCTGGTGGAATCCGAGGTGGAGATCGGCGTCTGCACGCCCTGCGCCAGAAACCGCGGCCTGGACGAGGCGCGCTTCCACCCGAACATGCTGCTCGACGGCGGGCCGCACCTCATCGACATGGCGGCCGAATCCAAGGTGTTCAACTTCTAG
- a CDS encoding RtcB family protein, translating into MSAKRKQNDLPFRLAALGIPEELLPVVRGCVRELEEEGVRGKALRRLFNRLADRPESFAEHPILGALAGMLRSGASCGAAESGVPSPAVRTEGAPWRSWGEDLDPQAVKQMRDGASLPVAVSGALMPDAHVGYGLPIGGVLAVDNAVIPYGVGMDIACRMKMSVFAVPPDLVDEHADDLAQALEHETCFGVGGKFTARKDHPVMHEDWGFSPVTARMRDTAWGQLGTSGSGNHFVEWGVLDVPRALSGLAEGRYLALLSHSGSRGTGGEVAKYYSSLARRLHRELPRELGHLAWLGLDTDPGREYWAAMELMGHYSAANHALIHAAVAGHLGLSPVWGAENHHNFAWKETHGGREVIVHRKGATPAGAGVVGIIPGTMIDPAYVVEGLGNPLSMCSAAHGAGRTMSRQEALKRFRRGDLEHVLREHGVRLLSGGLDEVPMAYKDIRAVMAAQADLVRIRATFIPRIVKMAP; encoded by the coding sequence ATGTCCGCCAAGCGCAAACAGAACGACCTGCCTTTCCGGCTCGCGGCCCTGGGCATCCCCGAGGAGCTGCTGCCCGTGGTCCGCGGGTGCGTGCGTGAGCTGGAGGAAGAGGGGGTGCGCGGCAAGGCCCTGCGCCGTCTTTTCAACCGTCTTGCGGACAGACCCGAATCCTTCGCCGAGCATCCCATCCTGGGGGCCCTGGCCGGGATGCTGCGGTCGGGCGCGTCCTGCGGGGCCGCAGAAAGCGGCGTCCCGTCTCCGGCCGTGCGCACGGAGGGAGCCCCATGGCGTTCCTGGGGCGAGGACCTGGACCCCCAGGCCGTGAAGCAGATGCGCGACGGCGCGAGCCTGCCCGTGGCCGTGTCCGGGGCGCTCATGCCCGACGCCCATGTGGGCTACGGCCTGCCCATCGGCGGGGTCCTGGCCGTGGACAACGCCGTCATCCCCTACGGCGTGGGCATGGACATCGCCTGCCGCATGAAGATGAGCGTCTTCGCCGTGCCGCCCGACCTTGTCGACGAGCATGCCGACGATCTGGCCCAGGCCCTGGAGCACGAGACGTGCTTCGGCGTGGGCGGCAAGTTCACGGCCCGCAAGGATCACCCCGTCATGCACGAGGACTGGGGCTTCTCGCCCGTCACCGCGCGCATGCGCGACACGGCCTGGGGTCAGCTCGGCACGAGCGGGTCCGGCAACCATTTCGTCGAGTGGGGCGTGCTGGACGTGCCCCGCGCTCTGTCCGGACTGGCCGAGGGGCGCTACCTGGCCCTGCTGTCCCACAGCGGCAGCCGGGGCACGGGCGGGGAGGTGGCCAAGTACTATTCCTCCCTGGCCAGGCGGCTGCACCGCGAGCTGCCAAGAGAGCTTGGGCATCTAGCCTGGCTGGGCCTGGACACGGATCCGGGCCGCGAATACTGGGCCGCCATGGAGCTCATGGGCCACTACAGCGCGGCCAACCACGCCCTGATCCACGCCGCCGTGGCCGGGCATCTGGGCCTCTCGCCCGTCTGGGGAGCCGAGAACCACCACAATTTCGCCTGGAAGGAAACCCACGGCGGCCGCGAGGTCATCGTGCACCGCAAGGGCGCCACGCCGGCCGGGGCCGGGGTCGTCGGCATCATCCCCGGGACCATGATCGACCCGGCCTACGTGGTCGAGGGACTGGGCAACCCCCTGTCCATGTGCTCGGCAGCCCACGGAGCGGGCCGGACCATGAGCCGCCAGGAGGCGCTGAAGCGCTTCCGGCGGGGGGATCTGGAACACGTGCTGCGGGAACACGGCGTGCGGCTGCTTTCGGGCGGCCTGGACGAAGTGCCCATGGCCTACAAGGACATCCGCGCGGTCATGGCCGCCCAGGCTGACCTGGTGCGCATCCGCGCGACATTCATTCCGCGCATCGTCAAGATGGCGCCGTAA
- a CDS encoding aspartate kinase gives MALVVQKYGGSSVATPEQIRDLARRIVARHEAGDQVVVVVSAMGKSTDALVRQAHELAEHPDPREMDMLVSAGERISIAMMSIAISGLRPGLAVSFTGSQIGLITDCNHGDARVLEIRGDRLRQALDEGRIAVVAGFQGVSTAREITTLGRGGSDTTAVAVAAALQADVCEIYSDVDGVYTTDPRLAPSARRLDTVDYETMLEMSAAGAKVLKDDAVEYARRLGVRIAAGSSSSGRIGTIVSSENLNRETLQSMVYYDRLRWIAFGAGVPLPPDCRLCQSVEGRTVVVVDEKHAAAMEGVPCVSLSLIGSRVAAQRERVDAVLGMLEEAGNRVLAISSTASKYEIFLEDPLPQPLVAAIHDALFTAGGQ, from the coding sequence ATGGCTCTGGTCGTTCAGAAATACGGAGGCAGCAGCGTGGCCACTCCGGAACAGATCCGGGACCTGGCCAGGCGCATCGTGGCCCGGCACGAGGCCGGGGATCAGGTTGTGGTCGTGGTCTCGGCCATGGGCAAGAGCACTGACGCCCTGGTGCGCCAGGCCCACGAACTGGCCGAGCACCCGGACCCGCGGGAGATGGACATGCTCGTCTCGGCCGGGGAGCGCATCTCCATCGCCATGATGAGCATCGCCATAAGCGGCCTGCGGCCGGGGCTGGCCGTGTCCTTCACGGGCTCCCAGATCGGGCTCATCACCGACTGCAACCACGGCGACGCGCGCGTTCTCGAAATCAGGGGCGACCGCCTGCGCCAGGCCCTGGACGAGGGCCGGATCGCCGTGGTGGCGGGCTTCCAGGGCGTGTCCACGGCCCGGGAGATCACCACCCTTGGCCGCGGCGGGTCCGACACCACGGCAGTGGCCGTGGCCGCCGCCCTGCAGGCCGACGTCTGCGAGATCTACTCCGACGTTGACGGGGTCTACACCACGGACCCGCGTCTGGCGCCCTCGGCCCGCCGCCTGGACACGGTGGACTACGAGACCATGCTCGAAATGTCGGCCGCCGGGGCCAAGGTCCTGAAAGACGATGCCGTGGAGTACGCCCGCCGCCTGGGCGTGCGCATCGCCGCCGGTTCGAGCAGCTCGGGCCGCATCGGGACCATCGTCTCCAGCGAGAACCTGAACCGCGAGACTCTGCAGTCCATGGTCTACTACGACCGGCTGCGCTGGATCGCCTTCGGCGCCGGCGTGCCCTTGCCTCCTGATTGCCGCCTGTGCCAGTCCGTCGAGGGCCGCACCGTCGTGGTCGTGGACGAGAAGCACGCCGCGGCCATGGAGGGCGTGCCCTGCGTCAGCCTGTCCCTCATCGGCTCGCGCGTGGCGGCCCAGCGCGAGCGGGTCGACGCGGTGCTGGGGATGCTCGAAGAGGCGGGCAACCGGGTCCTGGCCATCAGCAGCACGGCATCCAAGTACGAGATATTCCTCGAAGACCCGCTGCCCCAGCCCTTGGTGGCCGCCATCCACGACGCGCTCTTCACGGCTGGCGGGCAATGA